AATAAATGAGAATCTAACCTAGAAAGACCCAGACCAACTGATTGCGCAACAAGAAAAATACGCAGCTAATAGAGTTCAATTACTTTAATTGGACATTGTGTGGAGGGAAAATGAGAAAACATAGTGTTTGCaggtaaaaatataaagaaatcaGTTCGGAGATAAGGGGTCGCCGTCTTCTCCAGATCTTCTCCTCCGAGAATCTCACTTGGAGCAGCTGCAGGCGGATTTCTTCTCGCCGCCGCACTTGCAGTCAGATCCGCAGTTGCAGGATCCCTTGGTCGTCTGGGAGGCGCATTTGCAACctggtaaaaataaaatgaaaaattaaattattatgcaGAAAAATAAGTTAACATAGGCATAACGGAGAAAATCATACGATTTATAATGAGACGTagaattgattgattgatatattgtcaaacaaaacaattttttgttttgatactagATCTACATAGTTAAAAACAAGTTGTACAGTATATTGAGGGGTTCCAATTGTGTTcgttcaatattatttttcttttgtaaatacaatttctaatcaaacaaaacattaaactGCTTTTCTGGACAGCTGAAAAGAACCTAGAATCCTAGTGTCAGACTCGAACTTACCACTTCCGCATGGGCAAGGCATCTTGGTTTTGTTGGATTTTTGTTCACTTGTTCACTTCGCAAAAGATAGAGAGATGGGCTATTTGGGCCTTTTACTGCACCGAGATGATTCacttgtttttgctgctgaCCACAACTGATGCACATTGGCCAGTTGCT
This genomic window from Drosophila gunungcola strain Sukarami chromosome 3R, Dgunungcola_SK_2, whole genome shotgun sequence contains:
- the LOC128251812 gene encoding metallothionein-1, producing MPCPCGSGCKCASQTTKGSCNCGSDCKCGGEKKSACSCSK